In Synechococcus sp. UW179A, a single genomic region encodes these proteins:
- the hflX gene encoding GTPase HflX, protein MKQAHLAGRTRGLRPSQLKQLERLSHRRHPDDSGADIFTLERLAQLAVQLEETLHLLIDNRGVCRLLWVGPLGESDRLDRHLQGGSRRRSRQWRLVSSLHGRRSSDLVPDGRDAAIALDVQPDSWLRYQALMARSGIRSGALWVPAPKADGGWSCTETGDLTMLCCSDTSARNDAPHGEPFQATHEHTSTVEQVLLLTLTGTDPARNERELAELEGLTRSAGATTVAVCRQRQGQINPQTLWGKGKLQEAALDIRKHGATLVITDRELTPVQARNLERLLDSPVMDRSELILDIFAQRASSAAGRLQVELAQLRYRLPRLAGRGLSLSRQGGGIGTRGPGETQLEKDRRAISRRIEHLGRELRQLGAHRARLRERRHELPGVALVGYTNAGKSSLLNALCDRAPGGPVQAENILFATLDPTTRRLCLPRAGAAPRELLITDTVGFIRELPAPLMQAFMATLEETRNADQLLLVVDLGDPDWQGQLKAVHSILDGLGCEQPRQVLANQIDRCHGGALERIRELEPEALYLSATMGTGLKGLRTWLEQTFWESTPETVSPPVTEPSGAPPNG, encoded by the coding sequence TTGAAACAGGCTCACCTGGCGGGCAGAACCAGGGGGCTGCGTCCATCACAGCTCAAACAGCTGGAGCGCCTCAGCCATCGTCGTCACCCCGATGATTCCGGCGCTGACATCTTCACGCTGGAACGGCTTGCCCAACTCGCTGTGCAGCTTGAGGAAACGCTGCATCTTTTAATTGACAACCGTGGCGTCTGTCGCCTGCTTTGGGTTGGCCCGCTCGGAGAATCCGATCGGCTGGACCGCCATCTTCAGGGCGGCTCTAGACGCCGCTCCAGGCAATGGCGCCTGGTCAGCTCGCTGCATGGACGCCGCTCTTCGGACCTGGTTCCAGATGGTCGCGATGCGGCAATCGCCCTCGATGTTCAGCCCGATTCTTGGTTGCGGTATCAGGCACTGATGGCTCGCAGTGGGATCCGTTCAGGTGCTCTCTGGGTTCCAGCCCCCAAGGCCGACGGTGGCTGGAGCTGCACTGAAACAGGCGATCTGACAATGCTCTGCTGCAGCGACACCAGTGCCAGAAATGATGCTCCGCATGGCGAACCGTTTCAGGCAACCCATGAGCACACGTCAACAGTGGAGCAGGTACTGCTGCTCACACTCACCGGCACAGACCCAGCACGAAACGAGCGTGAACTAGCCGAACTCGAAGGGTTGACGCGCAGTGCTGGTGCAACAACGGTTGCCGTCTGCCGCCAGCGTCAGGGACAAATCAATCCTCAGACCCTCTGGGGTAAAGGCAAGCTGCAGGAGGCAGCCCTGGATATCCGCAAGCACGGCGCCACGCTTGTCATCACCGACAGAGAGCTCACGCCTGTTCAAGCCAGGAACCTGGAGCGGCTGCTGGATAGTCCAGTGATGGATCGCAGCGAGCTGATCCTCGACATCTTTGCCCAACGGGCCTCAAGCGCTGCCGGCCGCCTTCAGGTCGAACTGGCACAGCTTCGCTACAGACTGCCAAGGCTTGCAGGACGTGGATTGAGTCTGTCTCGGCAGGGGGGCGGCATCGGCACTCGCGGTCCAGGAGAAACCCAGCTTGAAAAAGACAGGCGTGCCATCAGCCGACGCATCGAGCACTTGGGTCGAGAATTGCGGCAGCTGGGAGCACACCGAGCCCGGCTGAGAGAACGACGCCATGAACTTCCCGGTGTCGCGCTGGTTGGGTATACCAATGCCGGCAAGTCATCGCTGCTCAATGCCCTCTGTGATCGCGCGCCGGGAGGACCGGTCCAAGCCGAAAACATTCTGTTCGCGACCCTCGACCCCACAACACGCCGGCTCTGCTTGCCGAGAGCCGGGGCCGCACCCAGGGAGCTCTTGATCACAGACACGGTGGGGTTCATCCGTGAACTGCCAGCCCCTCTGATGCAAGCCTTCATGGCCACGCTCGAAGAAACCCGCAATGCGGACCAGCTCCTGCTGGTGGTGGATCTCGGAGATCCCGACTGGCAGGGACAACTCAAAGCCGTTCACTCCATTCTCGACGGGCTTGGCTGTGAGCAGCCCAGACAGGTGCTGGCCAACCAGATCGACCGATGTCATGGAGGAGCCTTAGAGCGGATCCGTGAACTAGAGCCTGAAGCTCTTTACCTCTCCGCCA
- a CDS encoding NAD(P)/FAD-dependent oxidoreductase encodes MTPPASEQVQPIVVVGGGFAGLSTALAFSRLHPRPPVVLIEPRDRFVFVPLLYELMSGELKGWEVAPDYASLLQGRGISHLQDRVSAVDLDARSVTTGSGRALQYSQLVLATGAQPADFGIPGVRDNALNFHTLSDLQPLQDRLQELRQRPSGANSLVIAGAGATGVELACKLVDLLNGAATIQLVELGDQILPRSKAFNREQAEIALKKRGVTIHLNTRVDLVTATSVTLSGPQGSHQQNHDGLVWTAGSRPTIPDLSPKLELHQGRLPVTESLRLQAYPDVLALGDIAVNPRPDELSSWPHSAQAAIQQGQFAAKDLKAKLQGSVEKPFVFKDLGEMLSLGIGDASITGLGLTLAGPLAFKLRRLTYLTRLPGLSLGLRAAGAWLVGP; translated from the coding sequence GTGACTCCTCCTGCCAGCGAGCAAGTTCAACCGATCGTGGTGGTCGGTGGTGGATTCGCCGGATTGTCAACAGCGCTTGCCTTCAGTCGCCTGCATCCAAGACCACCGGTTGTGCTGATTGAACCTCGTGACCGCTTCGTCTTCGTTCCTCTGCTCTACGAATTAATGAGCGGGGAACTGAAGGGATGGGAAGTAGCCCCTGACTATGCATCCTTGCTGCAGGGGCGTGGGATCAGTCATCTGCAAGACCGCGTCAGCGCGGTCGACCTCGATGCCCGCAGCGTCACTACTGGCTCGGGGCGCGCCCTGCAATACAGCCAGCTGGTGTTGGCAACGGGCGCGCAACCCGCGGATTTCGGCATTCCAGGAGTCCGCGACAATGCCCTGAATTTCCACACCCTGTCTGATTTGCAACCTCTGCAGGATCGCTTGCAGGAGCTGCGTCAGCGCCCATCAGGGGCGAACTCCCTGGTGATTGCTGGGGCAGGAGCCACGGGCGTCGAACTGGCTTGCAAGCTCGTGGACCTGCTCAACGGTGCCGCCACAATTCAACTCGTTGAGCTGGGTGATCAGATCCTGCCAAGATCGAAAGCCTTCAACAGAGAGCAGGCCGAGATCGCCCTGAAGAAACGTGGTGTGACCATTCACCTGAACACCAGAGTCGACTTGGTGACAGCGACTTCCGTGACGCTGAGCGGACCACAAGGCTCGCATCAACAGAATCATGACGGACTGGTATGGACTGCAGGCAGTCGCCCAACAATTCCGGACCTTTCTCCCAAGCTGGAGCTCCATCAAGGTCGACTGCCAGTCACCGAATCGCTGCGTCTGCAGGCCTACCCGGATGTTCTGGCTCTCGGAGATATCGCTGTGAATCCCAGACCAGATGAGCTTTCCAGCTGGCCTCATTCAGCTCAGGCGGCCATTCAGCAAGGTCAGTTTGCAGCCAAAGATCTGAAAGCAAAGCTGCAAGGCAGTGTTGAAAAACCATTTGTGTTTAAGGACCTTGGCGAAATGCTCAGCCTTGGCATTGGCGATGCCTCAATCACCGGATTGGGCCTAACCCTCGCGGGGCCTCTGGCCTTCAAGCTGCGCCGACTGACCTATCTGACGCGTTTGCCAGGGCTGTCGCTAGGGCTGCGCGCAGCTGGTGCCTGGCTGGTTGGCCCTTGA